From Brevibacillus marinus, a single genomic window includes:
- a CDS encoding lytic transglycosylase domain-containing protein encodes MKIQKTAVVLLLILMGVFLLINTPFIWKWMYPIQFKHEIKQAAERFQVDPILIVAIIRTESGFQSDRVSHKGAVGLMQLMPDTAEWVIEQAGFQEVSREHLDVPQVNIDIGTWYLRFLLNMFRGDQVLAIAAYNAGPGTVNQWLREQKWDGTLDSSDDIPYGETRHYVQRVMYYKERYQRIYADDFG; translated from the coding sequence ATGAAAATACAGAAAACGGCGGTTGTCCTGCTGTTGATTTTAATGGGCGTATTTTTGCTGATTAATACGCCGTTCATTTGGAAGTGGATGTACCCGATTCAGTTCAAGCACGAAATCAAGCAGGCGGCAGAGCGATTTCAGGTAGACCCGATCCTGATCGTGGCGATTATCCGCACGGAAAGCGGTTTTCAATCGGACAGGGTGTCACACAAAGGAGCGGTCGGACTGATGCAGCTCATGCCGGACACGGCGGAATGGGTCATCGAACAGGCCGGTTTTCAAGAAGTCTCCCGTGAGCACCTGGACGTACCGCAGGTGAACATCGATATCGGCACGTGGTACCTGCGCTTTCTGCTCAATATGTTCCGAGGAGATCAGGTTCTGGCGATCGCTGCCTACAATGCCGGACCGGGAACAGTGAACCAATGGCTGCGGGAACAGAAGTGGGACGGCACGTTGGATTCGTCGGACGACATTCCCTATGGCGAGACGCGCCATTACGTTCAGCGCGTGATGTACTACAAAGAACGCTACCAGCGGATTTACGCCGATGATTTTGGCTAG
- the mutM gene encoding DNA-formamidopyrimidine glycosylase — MPELPEVETVVRTLRKLVTGKRIERVSVFLPRIIRRPDDVEEFASLVAGQTIQAIERRAKYIKFLLERDVLLSHLRMEGRYGLYRQDDPVEKHTHVIFHFTDGTELRYRDVRQFGTMDLFPRGQETQEGPLAKLGPEPLDEQFTPQLFRRMLKGRKTKIKPLLLNQEFLVGLGNIYVDEALFRARLHPERIAGELKPKEVARLHESIVATLTEAIRQGGSSIKSYVNGQGEMGMFQQSLHVYGRKGEPCTVCSTPIVRFELGGRGTHMCPKCQR; from the coding sequence ATGCCGGAACTACCTGAGGTAGAGACCGTTGTCCGCACACTGCGAAAGTTAGTCACGGGAAAGCGCATCGAGCGGGTCAGCGTTTTTTTGCCGCGCATCATCCGCCGGCCCGACGATGTGGAAGAGTTTGCTTCGCTTGTCGCGGGGCAAACGATTCAGGCGATCGAACGGCGAGCCAAATACATCAAGTTTTTGCTGGAGCGGGACGTCCTGCTCTCCCACCTGCGGATGGAGGGACGCTACGGGTTGTACCGGCAGGATGACCCGGTCGAGAAGCATACGCATGTCATCTTTCACTTTACGGACGGAACGGAGCTGCGCTACCGGGATGTCCGGCAGTTTGGCACGATGGACCTGTTTCCGCGCGGGCAGGAGACGCAAGAAGGGCCGCTTGCCAAACTGGGGCCGGAGCCGCTGGATGAACAGTTTACGCCGCAGCTCTTTCGCCGCATGCTGAAAGGGCGGAAAACAAAAATCAAGCCGCTCCTGCTCAACCAGGAATTTTTGGTCGGACTGGGTAATATCTATGTGGACGAGGCGCTGTTTCGTGCCCGCCTGCATCCGGAGCGGATCGCCGGCGAATTGAAGCCGAAAGAAGTCGCCAGGCTGCACGAAAGCATTGTGGCAACCCTGACGGAAGCCATCCGTCAGGGCGGCAGTTCGATCAAGTCGTACGTCAACGGACAGGGCGAGATGGGAATGTTCCAGCAATCGCTGCATGTGTATGGACGAAAAGGTGAGCCTTGCACCGTATGCTCCACGCCGATCGTACGGTTTGAGTTGGGCGGTCGCGGGACGCATATGTGCCCGAAATGTCAACGGTAA
- the coaE gene encoding dephospho-CoA kinase (Dephospho-CoA kinase (CoaE) performs the final step in coenzyme A biosynthesis.) encodes MILGLTGGIACGKSTVSGMLRERGITVIDADQIARQVVEPGMPAYEAIVRHFGTDILLPDRSINRKKLGSIVFSDESERQVLNALVHPEVRKVMREQAEAAERAGEKIVFMDIPLLFESKLQHMVDKIVVVYVPAEIQLQRLMERDELDLEQATKRLRAQLPIEWKKEQADYLIDNQGTREETEQQVERLLLTLRTELTG; translated from the coding sequence ATGATCCTGGGTCTGACGGGGGGAATCGCCTGCGGCAAAAGTACCGTGTCGGGCATGCTTCGCGAGCGGGGGATCACGGTGATCGATGCGGACCAGATCGCCCGGCAGGTGGTAGAGCCGGGGATGCCTGCGTATGAAGCGATCGTCCGCCACTTCGGCACGGATATCCTGCTGCCCGATCGCAGCATCAACCGCAAGAAACTGGGCAGCATTGTCTTTTCCGACGAATCCGAACGGCAAGTCCTGAACGCGCTCGTTCACCCGGAAGTGCGCAAGGTGATGCGGGAGCAGGCAGAGGCAGCAGAACGCGCGGGAGAAAAGATCGTCTTTATGGATATTCCGCTCCTCTTCGAAAGCAAGCTGCAGCACATGGTGGACAAGATCGTCGTCGTCTACGTACCGGCCGAGATTCAACTGCAGCGGCTGATGGAGCGGGACGAGCTCGACCTGGAACAAGCGACGAAACGCTTGCGGGCGCAACTGCCGATTGAGTGGAAAAAAGAACAGGCGGATTACCTGATCGACAACCAGGGAACGCGTGAAGAGACGGAGCAGCAGGTGGAGCGGCTGCTACTAACTTTGCGAACGGAGTTAACCGGATGA
- the dnaI gene encoding primosomal protein DnaI, whose translation MKAIGRLLEELHKRSPRNVLSPEQQLEHMSRSSGYLQEFQQRFPQLSREDYLRALPTVYQAVKEHSWCENCPGLADCPNLVKGHYTVLDVQVGQVVGALAACSKQIAYEEAQRRRRLIRSYYVSEETMAATFESMKLDQYNRTAAMASFRFSREVVPGDKGKGLYLHGPFGVGKSYLMGAIAQKLAEREIASLMVYVPEFVREIKESLADHSYGSKLELLKSIPVLILDDLGAENLTPWVRDEILGVILHHRVNNRLPTLYTSNYSLEELADHLAISNGNRVEVTKAHRIMERIRHYVDVYMIEGDNRRKERQTS comes from the coding sequence GTGAAGGCAATTGGCCGATTGTTGGAAGAGCTGCATAAGCGCAGTCCCCGCAACGTGCTGTCCCCCGAACAGCAGTTGGAGCACATGAGCCGCTCTTCCGGTTACCTGCAGGAGTTTCAACAGCGGTTTCCCCAGCTCTCGCGGGAAGACTATTTGCGTGCCCTCCCCACGGTGTACCAGGCGGTGAAGGAACACAGCTGGTGCGAGAACTGTCCCGGATTGGCAGACTGTCCCAACCTGGTCAAGGGACACTACACGGTCCTGGACGTACAGGTCGGGCAGGTGGTGGGCGCGCTCGCCGCATGTTCCAAGCAGATCGCCTATGAAGAAGCGCAGCGGCGGCGGCGGCTGATCAGGAGTTATTACGTCTCCGAGGAGACGATGGCCGCGACGTTTGAATCGATGAAACTGGATCAATACAACCGGACCGCAGCAATGGCCTCGTTTCGCTTCAGCCGGGAGGTCGTCCCCGGCGATAAAGGGAAAGGGCTGTATTTGCACGGCCCCTTCGGCGTCGGCAAAAGTTACTTGATGGGTGCGATTGCGCAAAAGCTGGCGGAGCGGGAGATCGCTTCGCTGATGGTGTACGTGCCGGAGTTCGTGCGGGAGATCAAAGAGTCGCTGGCTGATCACTCCTACGGCAGCAAACTGGAATTGTTGAAATCGATTCCTGTGCTGATCCTGGACGATTTGGGAGCGGAAAACCTGACGCCCTGGGTACGCGATGAGATCCTCGGCGTCATCCTGCACCACCGGGTGAACAACCGGCTGCCCACGCTGTACACGTCCAACTATTCGCTGGAAGAATTGGCCGATCATCTGGCGATCAGCAACGGCAACCGGGTGGAAGTCACCAAAGCGCACCGCATCATGGAGCGGATCCGCCATTACGTGGATGTCTACATGATCGAGGGAGACAACCGGCGGAAGGAACGCCAAACGAGCTGA
- a CDS encoding DnaD domain protein, with translation MRLVWNELTPKDRYLIRGIRPLSLTEMGYVTHLYLPLIGIESYTLYQLLVHELDERSGAVSEGTHRSLMLMTSLSLDRLLAARERLEALGLLEVRRRENRDRDYFYEYIVKPPLSPHQFFQEEVWSVMLLNRVERPRFEQLRRKYADPRYAELEREYPYEENVTKPFYEVYHSLAPSELEVRPGSETEQFLRRMEQHYPASPQRTDYLAEPSPTLDLSFVRLNLPSHIEAADVLTSETIPFLYQLLHFYQLSSWLLGQELRDWKLYTPDGRLDRLALRKRLREKYVDGLLSRDTALPADLQFSPGELPEPGSAQHARICRSLSPLTLLELAVGGRVSKAFLERAEALVFTDGMPPEVVNVLLLHALRETQMELPRSYLETIRDSWKAKQISTVDEAVQVILERTEAKKQAQENAKARKKPTAALQRGGRPVLQDKLPASVQRQMEREQAQEQAAKGKESASSGQETSWKLIDDPEFRELLDSFPNQQRGGKR, from the coding sequence ATGCGCTTGGTATGGAACGAGCTGACACCGAAGGATCGCTATCTGATCAGGGGCATTCGGCCGCTGAGCTTGACCGAGATGGGCTACGTCACCCATCTGTACCTGCCGTTGATCGGCATTGAATCGTACACGCTGTATCAACTGCTGGTCCACGAGCTGGATGAACGGAGCGGGGCGGTCAGCGAAGGGACGCATCGCAGCCTGATGCTGATGACTTCGCTTTCCCTGGACCGCCTGTTGGCGGCGCGGGAACGATTGGAGGCGCTGGGGCTGCTGGAGGTGCGGCGGCGGGAAAACCGGGACCGCGATTATTTTTACGAGTACATCGTCAAACCGCCGCTTTCGCCGCACCAGTTCTTTCAGGAAGAGGTCTGGTCGGTGATGCTGCTGAACAGGGTGGAACGGCCCCGCTTCGAACAGCTGCGCCGCAAATACGCCGACCCCCGCTATGCTGAACTGGAGCGGGAATATCCATATGAAGAAAATGTGACGAAACCGTTCTACGAAGTGTACCATTCGCTTGCGCCCAGCGAATTGGAAGTGCGTCCGGGTTCGGAAACGGAACAATTTCTGCGCCGCATGGAGCAGCACTACCCGGCTTCGCCGCAGCGGACGGACTATTTGGCGGAGCCCAGCCCGACGCTTGATCTTTCCTTTGTCCGGTTGAACCTGCCCTCCCATATCGAGGCGGCAGATGTATTGACGAGTGAAACGATACCGTTTTTGTACCAATTGCTGCACTTTTACCAGCTAAGCAGTTGGCTGTTGGGCCAAGAGCTGCGCGACTGGAAGCTGTATACGCCGGACGGACGGCTGGATCGCCTGGCCCTGCGCAAGCGGCTGCGGGAAAAATACGTGGATGGACTGTTAAGCCGCGATACGGCACTGCCTGCCGACCTGCAGTTTTCACCGGGAGAGCTGCCGGAGCCGGGCAGCGCGCAGCACGCCCGGATTTGCCGGAGCTTGTCACCGTTAACCCTGCTGGAATTGGCGGTCGGCGGAAGGGTCAGCAAAGCGTTTCTCGAGCGGGCGGAAGCGCTGGTGTTCACCGACGGGATGCCGCCGGAAGTGGTCAACGTGCTGCTGCTTCATGCGCTGCGCGAGACGCAGATGGAACTGCCCCGCTCCTACCTGGAAACGATCCGCGACAGTTGGAAAGCGAAGCAGATCAGCACGGTGGACGAGGCGGTTCAGGTGATCCTGGAACGGACGGAAGCGAAGAAGCAGGCCCAGGAGAATGCCAAGGCGCGGAAAAAACCAACCGCGGCCCTGCAGCGCGGCGGGCGGCCGGTCTTGCAGGACAAGCTGCCGGCTTCCGTGCAGCGGCAGATGGAGCGTGAGCAGGCGCAGGAACAGGCGGCCAAGGGGAAGGAGTCGGCTTCATCCGGCCAGGAAACGAGCTGGAAGCTGATCGACGATCCGGAATTTCGCGAACTCCTTGATTCGTTTCCCAATCAGCAGAGAGGAGGAAAACGGTAG
- a CDS encoding HD-GYP domain-containing protein — protein MRLLSIDQVRPGMILGKTVFTDDGKVLLGSGISLTERLITGLRRSGVDSVYIDDPRTADIEVQDVIRPETRQKAIALIADTARQITNSNKLARRISVKEMGRHFQEMFHNILEDLLSNREIVFHLMNITAYGGSMYHHSVNVAVLATAVGMSIGYNRKQLTELGVGALLHDIGKLQLPKELLEKQTRWTEEEQEIAKQHTIYGFELLRKHHDISLLSAHVALQHHERLDGSGYPQGLSGKQIHEYAQIVAICDVYDSLSSPRPWRKRYMPHDALEYLLGAGGHLFEHSLINAFRKHIAVFPLGSSIVLNTGEAGVVCKVDPDYCHRPVVRILKDGRGNDVLRPYERDLREELKLFVVGFEGEELFSVNSLELGQQQN, from the coding sequence ATGCGTTTACTGTCGATCGATCAAGTTCGCCCGGGGATGATTCTGGGGAAAACGGTCTTTACCGATGACGGCAAAGTTCTGCTGGGCAGCGGTATTTCTCTAACGGAGCGGCTGATCACCGGGCTGCGCCGCAGCGGTGTCGATTCCGTCTACATAGATGACCCGCGCACAGCAGATATCGAAGTGCAGGATGTCATCCGGCCGGAGACGCGCCAAAAAGCCATCGCGCTGATCGCAGATACGGCACGGCAGATCACCAACTCCAACAAGTTGGCGCGGCGCATCTCGGTCAAAGAAATGGGACGCCATTTCCAGGAAATGTTTCACAACATTTTGGAAGATTTGCTCAGCAACCGGGAAATTGTCTTTCACCTGATGAACATCACCGCGTATGGCGGATCGATGTACCATCACTCCGTCAACGTTGCCGTGTTGGCAACCGCCGTCGGGATGTCGATCGGATATAATCGCAAACAGCTCACGGAATTGGGCGTCGGGGCGCTGCTGCACGATATCGGCAAGCTGCAGCTGCCCAAGGAGCTCTTGGAAAAGCAGACGCGCTGGACAGAAGAAGAGCAGGAGATTGCCAAACAGCACACCATTTACGGTTTTGAGCTGCTGCGCAAACATCACGACATCTCCCTGTTGTCCGCGCATGTGGCCCTGCAGCATCACGAGCGGCTGGACGGAAGCGGTTACCCGCAGGGACTGTCAGGCAAGCAGATCCATGAATACGCGCAAATCGTCGCCATCTGTGACGTGTACGATTCGCTGTCCTCACCGCGTCCCTGGCGGAAGCGGTACATGCCGCACGATGCCCTGGAGTACCTGTTGGGGGCGGGAGGGCACCTGTTTGAACACAGTTTGATTAACGCTTTCCGCAAGCATATCGCCGTGTTCCCGCTGGGCTCCAGCATCGTGCTGAACACCGGCGAGGCCGGCGTCGTGTGCAAGGTCGATCCCGACTACTGTCACCGTCCGGTCGTGCGCATCCTCAAGGACGGCCGCGGCAACGACGTGCTACGCCCCTACGAGCGCGATCTGCGCGAGGAACTGAAGCTGTTTGTCGTCGGGTTTGAAGGCGAAGAATTGTTCTCCGTCAACTCGCTGGAACTGGGACAGCAGCAAAACTGA
- a CDS encoding YdcF family protein, with the protein MSLQPSPAWSAHPGWLLLLVCGVLLAWIAYVLYRMRAVERNAAPRRADVAIVLGAAIWGEQPSPGLRERLDMAVWLFEQGYTPYLIVTGGVGKGQSVSEAVVMKRYLVERGVPAEKVLTEDRSTTTYENLRNSIPLLKRHRFATACIVSHGYHLARALNIAAMLQIHAFPVAAPTSALNLYYHTAREVLAYTKWKIKQLLHRSPC; encoded by the coding sequence ATGAGCCTCCAACCGTCGCCGGCCTGGAGTGCGCATCCTGGGTGGCTGCTGCTGCTTGTCTGCGGAGTGTTGCTGGCCTGGATCGCATATGTCCTCTATCGGATGCGCGCGGTAGAACGGAACGCCGCTCCGCGCAGAGCCGATGTGGCGATCGTGCTGGGCGCCGCAATCTGGGGGGAGCAGCCCAGCCCCGGGTTGCGGGAGCGATTGGACATGGCTGTTTGGCTGTTCGAGCAGGGTTATACGCCCTACCTGATCGTCACGGGCGGGGTGGGGAAAGGGCAAAGCGTGTCGGAAGCGGTAGTGATGAAACGGTACCTGGTGGAACGAGGCGTGCCGGCGGAAAAGGTGCTGACAGAAGATCGTTCCACCACCACCTACGAGAACCTCCGCAACAGCATACCGCTCCTGAAGCGGCACCGCTTCGCGACCGCCTGCATCGTCAGCCACGGCTATCATTTGGCGCGAGCGCTGAATATCGCCGCGATGCTCCAGATTCACGCCTTTCCGGTAGCCGCTCCCACATCCGCGCTCAACCTCTATTACCACACGGCACGGGAAGTGCTGGCCTACACAAAATGGAAAATAAAGCAGCTGCTCCACCGTTCGCCCTGTTGA
- a CDS encoding glyceraldehyde-3-phosphate dehydrogenase, with protein MSIKIGINGFGRIGRMVFRRALQDPEIEIVAINASYPPETLAHLIKYDTIHGRLSNKVEVAGNRIIVDGKPTICLSNRDPLQLPWGELGVEIVVEATGKFKDREGAGKHLASGAKKVVITAPAKGEDVTIVMGVNEQMYDHANHHIISNASCTTNCLAPVAKVLHDAFGIEYGLMTTIHSYTNDQLNLDNPHKDLRRARACGQSIIPTTTGAARAVGKVLPELNGRLNGFSLRVPTPNVSVVDLVANLQQDVTVEMVNRALREASEGALKGYLAYSEEPLVSSDYIGNDHSAIVDGLSTMVMADRQVKVIAWYDNEWGYSCRVVDLVRHVSDLHNRSVNVTAAAAPLA; from the coding sequence ATGTCGATAAAAATCGGGATCAACGGTTTTGGAAGGATTGGACGGATGGTTTTTCGCCGTGCGCTCCAAGACCCTGAAATAGAAATCGTGGCGATAAACGCAAGCTATCCCCCTGAAACGCTGGCACATTTGATCAAATATGACACCATACATGGACGGCTTTCCAATAAAGTCGAGGTAGCGGGCAATCGCATCATCGTCGACGGCAAACCGACCATCTGCCTGTCCAATCGGGATCCGCTGCAGCTTCCCTGGGGTGAGCTGGGCGTAGAAATCGTCGTGGAAGCGACAGGCAAGTTCAAAGATCGGGAGGGAGCGGGCAAGCACCTGGCAAGCGGCGCGAAAAAAGTGGTCATTACGGCACCGGCCAAAGGCGAGGATGTGACGATCGTGATGGGCGTCAACGAGCAGATGTACGACCACGCCAACCATCACATTATCTCCAATGCCTCTTGTACGACCAATTGTCTGGCACCGGTGGCCAAAGTGCTGCATGACGCGTTCGGCATCGAGTACGGACTGATGACAACCATCCACTCGTACACCAACGATCAGCTCAATCTGGACAACCCGCATAAAGACCTGCGCCGTGCGCGTGCCTGCGGCCAGTCGATCATTCCGACGACAACCGGTGCGGCGCGTGCCGTAGGCAAAGTGCTGCCGGAGTTGAACGGACGTCTCAACGGATTTTCCCTGCGCGTGCCCACGCCAAACGTTTCGGTGGTCGATTTGGTCGCCAATCTGCAGCAAGACGTCACGGTGGAGATGGTGAATCGCGCGCTGCGCGAAGCGAGCGAGGGAGCGCTGAAAGGGTATCTCGCCTACAGCGAGGAGCCGCTCGTCTCCAGCGATTACATCGGCAACGACCACTCCGCGATTGTCGATGGTTTGTCCACAATGGTGATGGCCGACCGACAAGTAAAAGTGATCGCTTGGTATGACAATGAGTGGGGGTACTCCTGCCGTGTCGTCGACCTGGTGCGTCACGTGTCGGATTTGCACAATCGCTCGGTCAACGTCACCGCAGCCGCCGCTCCGCTCGCCTAA
- the polA gene encoding DNA polymerase I, with protein MSHFVLIDGNSIANRAFYALPLLSTSAGLHTNAVLGFTTMLLKVLEEMKPTHMLVAFDAGKVVFRHSEFAEYKGGRAKTPPELSEQFPLIRELLDAFSIQRFELEGYEADDIIGTLTRRADESGWKTTVITGDKDMLQLVSDNVSVALTRKGVSEMELYSPKEIADKYGLKPLQIIDLKGLMGDASDNIPGVPGVGEKTALKLLHEYGSVEAVLENIDRISGKKLQENLRENVEQARMSKALATIMRDAPVDLDVEQTVYPGYDAAAVSEFFKKMEFKSLLPKVKAAAAEEAGAPGQARAPFSFEVVESGRTDRYSEKLTSPMALYVEMDGDNYHHAPILGFGLAAEGVSLYVPFDAAVEWQAFRDWLADETREKWVFDGKRDTVGLAWHGLEAAGIGFDVYLASYLLNATESNPTLDGVAAQYASIRLASDDEVYGKGAKRAIPDQAALSEHVARKAAAIWQSVPKLRDELARHKLDELLTDLEAPLSLVLAAMEKQGVKINRERLLEMGEELDSQLEKLTAKIYELAGTPFNINSPKQLGDILYDKLDLPVLKKTKTGPSTSADVLEKLAPYHPIIGEILHFRQLGKLRSTYIEGLTKEIHAKTGKIHTRFNQATTATGRLSSTEPNLQNIPIRLEEGRKIREAFIPSEEGWYMLAADYSQIELRVLAHISGDENLIDAFRKGMDIHTRTAMDVFGVAQDQVTPLMRRQAKAVNFGIVYGISDYGLSQNLNIPRKEAAEFIERYFSVFSGVKRYMEEIVKQAREDGYVTTLLNRRRYLPDIKSSNYNLRSFAERTAMNTPIQGTAADIIKLAMVRMQERLAEEQLSSRMLLQVHDELVFEVPENELETMQELVREVMENALALDVPLKVDVHYGRTWYDAK; from the coding sequence TTGAGCCACTTTGTGTTGATTGACGGGAACAGCATCGCCAACCGGGCGTTTTACGCGCTCCCGCTGCTGTCCACGTCGGCGGGACTGCACACCAACGCGGTACTGGGCTTCACCACCATGCTGCTCAAGGTTCTGGAAGAGATGAAGCCGACGCACATGCTGGTCGCGTTTGACGCAGGCAAAGTCGTGTTTCGCCACAGCGAGTTTGCCGAGTACAAGGGCGGCAGGGCCAAGACGCCGCCGGAGCTGTCGGAGCAGTTTCCGCTGATTCGCGAGCTGCTGGACGCGTTTTCCATCCAGCGCTTTGAACTGGAAGGATACGAAGCGGATGACATCATCGGGACGCTGACCCGGCGGGCGGACGAATCCGGCTGGAAGACGACGGTGATCACCGGGGACAAGGACATGCTCCAGTTGGTCTCCGACAACGTCTCCGTGGCGTTGACGCGCAAGGGCGTCAGCGAGATGGAGCTGTATTCGCCCAAGGAGATCGCGGACAAGTACGGGTTGAAGCCGCTCCAGATCATTGACCTGAAAGGGCTGATGGGCGACGCCTCGGACAACATCCCGGGCGTGCCCGGCGTGGGGGAAAAGACCGCGCTGAAGCTTTTGCACGAATACGGATCGGTGGAAGCGGTACTGGAGAACATCGACCGGATCTCCGGCAAAAAGCTGCAGGAAAACCTGCGCGAAAACGTGGAGCAGGCCAGGATGAGCAAGGCGCTGGCGACCATCATGCGGGACGCCCCCGTCGATCTGGACGTGGAACAGACAGTGTATCCCGGCTACGACGCGGCGGCTGTCAGCGAGTTTTTTAAAAAAATGGAATTCAAATCGCTTCTGCCCAAGGTGAAGGCTGCCGCAGCGGAGGAAGCGGGCGCGCCGGGACAAGCACGCGCGCCGTTTTCCTTCGAGGTGGTGGAGAGCGGCAGGACGGACCGCTACAGCGAAAAGCTGACGTCGCCCATGGCGCTGTACGTGGAGATGGACGGCGACAACTACCACCACGCGCCGATCCTCGGCTTCGGGCTGGCTGCAGAAGGTGTCTCGCTCTACGTGCCCTTCGACGCGGCTGTGGAGTGGCAGGCGTTCCGCGACTGGCTGGCGGACGAGACCCGGGAAAAATGGGTGTTTGACGGCAAGCGGGATACGGTAGGGCTGGCCTGGCACGGCCTGGAGGCAGCCGGCATCGGCTTTGACGTCTACCTGGCCTCCTACCTGCTGAATGCGACGGAGAGCAATCCGACACTGGACGGCGTCGCCGCCCAGTACGCGAGCATCCGGCTGGCTTCCGATGACGAGGTGTACGGGAAGGGAGCGAAGCGGGCGATACCGGATCAGGCCGCGCTCAGCGAACACGTGGCCCGCAAAGCCGCTGCGATCTGGCAAAGCGTGCCAAAACTTCGCGACGAGCTGGCCCGTCACAAGCTGGACGAGCTGCTCACCGACCTGGAAGCGCCGCTCAGTCTGGTCCTGGCCGCGATGGAAAAGCAGGGCGTCAAAATCAACCGCGAGCGGCTGCTGGAGATGGGCGAAGAGCTGGACAGCCAATTGGAGAAGCTGACAGCGAAGATTTACGAGCTGGCCGGCACGCCGTTCAACATCAATTCGCCAAAGCAGTTGGGGGACATCCTGTACGACAAACTGGACCTGCCCGTGCTGAAGAAGACGAAGACCGGCCCGTCCACCAGCGCCGACGTGCTGGAAAAGCTGGCACCGTATCATCCGATCATCGGGGAGATCCTGCACTTCCGCCAGTTGGGCAAGCTGCGCTCCACGTACATCGAGGGGTTGACCAAGGAGATTCACGCCAAGACGGGCAAGATTCACACGCGGTTCAATCAGGCCACCACGGCGACCGGCCGCCTGTCCAGTACCGAGCCCAACCTGCAAAACATCCCGATCCGCCTGGAGGAAGGCAGGAAAATCCGCGAGGCGTTCATTCCCTCCGAAGAGGGCTGGTACATGCTGGCCGCCGACTATTCACAGATTGAACTGCGCGTCCTGGCCCACATCTCCGGGGACGAAAACCTGATTGACGCCTTCCGCAAGGGGATGGACATTCACACGCGCACGGCGATGGACGTGTTTGGCGTCGCCCAAGATCAGGTCACTCCGCTGATGCGGCGGCAGGCCAAGGCTGTCAACTTCGGCATTGTCTATGGGATCAGCGACTACGGGTTGTCGCAGAACCTCAACATCCCCCGGAAAGAAGCGGCGGAGTTTATCGAGCGCTACTTTTCTGTCTTTTCCGGGGTAAAGCGCTACATGGAGGAGATCGTCAAGCAGGCGAGAGAGGACGGCTACGTCACCACCTTGCTGAACCGCCGCCGCTACCTGCCGGACATCAAGAGCAGCAATTACAACCTCCGTTCGTTTGCCGAACGGACCGCGATGAATACGCCGATCCAGGGAACGGCCGCCGACATCATCAAACTGGCGATGGTCCGCATGCAAGAGCGGTTGGCCGAGGAACAGCTGTCCAGCCGCATGCTGCTGCAGGTCCACGACGAACTGGTGTTTGAAGTGCCGGAGAATGAATTGGAAACCATGCAGGAGCTGGTGCGGGAAGTGATGGAGAACGCGCTGGCCCTCGACGTGCCGCTGAAGGTGGATGTCCATTACGGCCGTACCTGGTATGATGCGAAATAG
- the nrdR gene encoding transcriptional regulator NrdR: protein MRCPFCEHNGSRVLDSRPFNNNKSIRRRRECESCGRRFTTFEVIEEPPLLIVKKEGTREEFSREKILRGLIRACEKRPVPLEVLENAVQEIERELRSRGQSEIPSKDVGEMVMERLYHIDEVAYVRFASVYRQFKDINVFMRELEELLAHARNVPGKTQPKEAEEAE from the coding sequence ATGCGCTGTCCGTTTTGCGAGCACAACGGGAGCAGGGTGCTCGATTCCCGCCCGTTTAACAACAACAAGTCGATCCGCCGCCGCCGCGAGTGCGAGAGCTGTGGTCGGCGTTTTACCACGTTTGAAGTGATCGAAGAACCGCCGCTTTTGATCGTGAAGAAGGAAGGAACGCGGGAAGAGTTCAGCCGCGAGAAGATTTTGCGCGGACTGATCCGCGCCTGTGAAAAAAGGCCGGTGCCGCTGGAAGTTCTGGAAAACGCCGTGCAGGAAATCGAGCGGGAATTGCGCAGCCGGGGGCAATCGGAGATCCCGAGCAAAGACGTCGGGGAAATGGTGATGGAGCGTTTGTACCACATCGATGAAGTCGCATACGTTCGGTTTGCCTCCGTGTACCGCCAGTTTAAAGATATCAACGTGTTCATGCGCGAGTTGGAGGAACTGCTGGCCCATGCCCGCAACGTGCCGGGCAAGACGCAGCCAAAAGAGGCGGAGGAGGCGGAATGA